A genomic window from Streptomyces broussonetiae includes:
- a CDS encoding exo-beta-N-acetylmuramidase NamZ family protein: MHLSRRNLLASATLAAAPRPHHHRDGLHTGFERLAADGYSLLKDQRVGIVTNPTGITKDASHIVDVMHGDPRVRLTAVFGPEHGFRGTAQAGGSEGRSTDPATGLPVYDTYLKSGQVLADVFTTAAVDTVVFDIQDVGARFYTYIWTLYDCMEAAQLAGKRFVVLDRPNPVTGRKAQGPVLHREFATFVGRQPIAQAHGMTVAELARLFNGEFLGRPVVLDTVLMSGWQRSDWYDTSALPWVPPSPNMPTPDTALVYSGTCMFEGTTLSEGRGTTRPFELLGAEGIDGRWAAAANELALPGVRFREAYFTPTFSKFEGRTVGGLQIHVTDREVYDPVRTGIGLLVTAKKVWDGFAWRSDHWIDTLTGSARVRTMIDAGASADQVAGAWQGELAAFRRTRREYLLYT, translated from the coding sequence ATGCATCTGTCCCGACGGAACCTTCTCGCATCGGCCACGCTGGCAGCTGCCCCACGCCCCCACCATCATCGCGACGGGCTGCACACCGGCTTCGAGAGACTCGCAGCCGACGGTTACTCCCTGCTGAAGGACCAGCGCGTCGGCATCGTCACCAACCCCACCGGCATCACCAAGGACGCGTCCCACATCGTCGACGTGATGCACGGGGACCCCCGGGTGAGGCTGACGGCGGTCTTCGGCCCCGAGCACGGCTTCCGAGGCACCGCGCAGGCGGGCGGCTCCGAGGGCCGCTCCACCGACCCGGCGACCGGCCTGCCGGTGTACGACACATACCTCAAGAGCGGCCAGGTACTCGCCGACGTCTTCACCACCGCCGCCGTCGACACGGTCGTCTTCGACATCCAGGACGTCGGCGCGCGCTTCTACACGTACATCTGGACGCTCTACGACTGCATGGAGGCCGCGCAGCTCGCGGGCAAGCGCTTCGTCGTCCTGGACCGGCCCAACCCGGTGACCGGCCGTAAGGCCCAAGGGCCGGTCCTGCACAGGGAGTTCGCCACCTTCGTCGGCCGGCAGCCGATCGCGCAGGCGCACGGGATGACGGTCGCGGAGCTGGCGCGGCTGTTCAACGGGGAGTTCCTGGGCAGACCGGTCGTGCTGGACACCGTCCTGATGAGCGGGTGGCAGCGGTCGGACTGGTACGACACCTCCGCGCTGCCGTGGGTGCCGCCGAGCCCGAACATGCCGACCCCGGACACGGCGCTCGTCTACAGCGGTACCTGCATGTTCGAGGGCACCACGCTCTCGGAGGGCAGGGGCACCACCCGGCCCTTCGAACTGCTCGGCGCCGAGGGCATCGACGGCCGCTGGGCCGCCGCCGCGAACGAACTCGCGCTGCCCGGCGTGCGGTTCAGGGAGGCGTACTTCACGCCGACGTTCTCCAAGTTCGAGGGCAGGACGGTCGGCGGGCTGCAGATCCATGTGACGGACCGGGAGGTCTACGACCCGGTACGCACCGGGATCGGCCTGCTGGTGACCGCGAAGAAGGTCTGGGACGGGTTCGCCTGGCGGTCGGACCACTGGATCGACACACTCACCGGTTCGGCCCGGGTGCGCACGATGATCGACGCGGGGGCGAGCGCCGACCAGGTGGCCGGTGCCTGGCAAGGCGAACTGGCCGCGTTCCGGCGGACTCGAAGGGAATATCTCCTCTACACATGA
- a CDS encoding serine-threonine protein kinase, with protein sequence MADPGMSVTPYWELTFDADGDVDGPERDQLVAQVTERGVRDLIVFAHGWNDDRSSATALYRRFFAPVPGLAPHARLGYVGVIWPSMRFSDEPIPDFPESAALAPPPTAGLDPDTRRALVAVFPDRTSLIDQLARMLDERPGGPEGLTQFGGLVRQLIDGENRPGVADTEEDGEPRVFTGDPASACEEFAEALASVRSAGAPAEGFSIPNPWNGAKELLRQATYYTMKRRAGTVGERGLGPAIGRLADAAPGVRVHLAGHSFGGRLVSFALRGLPDGVRAVKSVTLLQGAFSHYAFAERVPQAPDRSGALKDLQRRIDGPLVSCYSHFDAALGTFYPLASRLSGDDRSCVGSEIAAVLGPEWGAMGHDGVQAVPGTVRLDLATALASALPATGCVSIDAASVVRLGGAPAGAHSDIVHPELARVILAAGRIT encoded by the coding sequence ATGGCGGATCCTGGGATGAGCGTGACTCCCTACTGGGAGCTGACCTTCGACGCCGACGGGGACGTGGACGGCCCCGAACGCGACCAACTGGTGGCGCAGGTCACGGAGCGCGGCGTCCGTGACCTGATCGTCTTCGCACACGGCTGGAACGACGACCGTTCGAGCGCGACCGCCCTGTACCGCCGTTTCTTCGCCCCGGTCCCGGGGCTCGCCCCGCACGCGCGGCTCGGATACGTGGGCGTGATCTGGCCGTCGATGCGGTTCAGCGACGAGCCGATCCCCGACTTCCCCGAGTCGGCCGCACTGGCGCCGCCCCCGACGGCGGGGCTGGATCCGGACACCCGGCGCGCCCTGGTCGCGGTCTTCCCGGACCGGACGTCCTTGATCGACCAGCTGGCCCGCATGCTGGACGAACGGCCGGGCGGGCCCGAGGGGTTGACGCAGTTCGGCGGGCTGGTCCGGCAGCTGATCGACGGGGAGAACCGGCCCGGGGTCGCCGACACCGAGGAGGACGGCGAGCCGCGCGTGTTCACCGGGGACCCGGCGAGCGCGTGCGAGGAGTTCGCCGAGGCGCTCGCGTCGGTCCGGTCCGCCGGGGCGCCCGCCGAGGGCTTCAGCATCCCGAACCCCTGGAACGGCGCCAAGGAACTGCTGCGGCAGGCGACGTACTACACGATGAAGCGGCGCGCCGGGACGGTCGGCGAGCGCGGACTCGGGCCCGCGATCGGCAGGTTGGCCGACGCCGCGCCCGGGGTGCGGGTGCATCTGGCCGGGCACAGTTTCGGCGGACGGCTGGTGTCGTTCGCGCTGCGCGGGCTGCCGGACGGCGTGCGCGCGGTGAAGTCGGTGACGCTGCTGCAGGGCGCCTTCTCGCACTACGCGTTCGCGGAGCGGGTGCCGCAGGCCCCGGACAGGTCGGGGGCGTTGAAGGACCTGCAGCGTCGGATCGACGGTCCGCTGGTGAGCTGCTACTCGCACTTCGACGCGGCGCTCGGCACGTTCTATCCGCTGGCCTCCCGGCTGTCCGGGGACGACCGCTCGTGCGTGGGCAGCGAGATCGCGGCCGTGCTGGGGCCCGAGTGGGGCGCCATGGGGCACGACGGGGTGCAGGCGGTGCCGGGGACCGTGCGGCTGGACCTCGCGACCGCGCTGGCGTCGGCGCTTCCGGCGACCGGGTGCGTGAGCATCGACGCGGCCTCGGTCGTCCGCCTCGGCGGGGCGCCGGCCGGGGCGCACAGCGACATCGTGCACCCCGAGCTGGCTCGGGTGATCCTGGCGGCGGGCCGCATCACGTGA
- a CDS encoding penicillin acylase family protein, giving the protein MPRRTPHTALDRLRTSRRFTRFLKSASICVLVAGLLSPLTQTASAAEATASNDYCGGQCSDILPPGENGNATLAQILLNQAFGTQPSHAEDQLGPYANLATGYKGLTDATINNFFNDSSFGVPSDQVASSENPAGRSDVTIVRDKKTGVPHITGATRYGTEFGAGYAAAEDRLWLMDVFRHVGRGQLTSFAGGAAANQGLEQEFYRNAPYTEADLQAQIDNAVADNGARGQQALADANAYLAGINSYIDASDSGRYFPGEYDLTGHKDPITNAGTIGHFKITDLVALASVIGSLFGSGGGGEVNNAVSLLAAQQKYGVDEGTKVWESFRERNDPEAVLTVHDGESFPYVTKPADAKGEALPDPGSVAQEPLVYDRTGSAATTAAKSASTSAARTTLSSAHRGMSNALVVSGKYTASGHPIAVFGPQTGYFAPQLLMLQEIQGPGISARGASFAGLSMYVELGRGQDYSWSATTSGQDIIDTYAVELCQDDYHYLYHGTCTAMDEVEQKNSWSPTTADSTPAGSYTMKVWRTKYGPVEYRATVGGKKVAYTTLRSSYLHEADSIIGFQMLNDPGFVKGPKDFQSAAQHINYTFNWFYADSQHTAYYNSGDNPVRAAGVDAEFPVWAQPAYEWQNWNPDTNTADYTPASAHPNSVDQDYYVSWNNKQAKDYTAAAWGDGSVHRGNLLDDRVKKLVAAGGVTRTELVQAMADAALADLRAEDVLPKLLKVINSSPVTDSTAAGAVSKLQAWVTAGAKRTETSAGSKSYADADAIRILDAWWPLLVKAEFEPGLGSDLYTDLTYNLSIDETPSAGHGPTGSHAGSSFQFGWWSYVDKDIRAVLGENVQGGLAEKYCGGGDLGSCRNILISTLDQAAGMTAAQVYPGDSLCSAGDQWCADSIVQRTLGGIKHGNISWQNRPTFQQVVEYTSHR; this is encoded by the coding sequence ATGCCACGGCGAACCCCACACACCGCCCTTGACAGACTGAGAACGTCCCGCCGCTTCACCAGGTTCCTGAAGTCCGCGTCGATCTGCGTCCTCGTCGCCGGACTCCTCTCTCCCCTCACCCAGACGGCGTCCGCCGCCGAGGCCACCGCGTCGAACGACTACTGCGGCGGCCAGTGCTCGGACATCCTGCCGCCCGGCGAGAACGGCAACGCGACGCTTGCGCAGATCCTGCTCAACCAGGCCTTCGGTACCCAGCCTTCGCACGCCGAGGACCAGCTGGGCCCGTACGCGAACCTGGCCACCGGCTACAAGGGCCTGACCGACGCGACGATCAACAACTTCTTCAACGACTCGTCGTTCGGTGTCCCCTCCGACCAGGTCGCCTCCAGCGAGAACCCGGCCGGCCGCAGCGACGTGACCATCGTCCGGGACAAGAAGACCGGTGTGCCGCACATCACGGGCGCCACCCGATACGGCACCGAGTTCGGCGCCGGATACGCGGCGGCCGAGGACCGGCTGTGGCTCATGGACGTCTTCCGGCACGTCGGCCGCGGCCAGCTGACCTCCTTCGCCGGCGGTGCCGCCGCCAACCAGGGCCTGGAGCAGGAGTTCTACCGCAACGCGCCGTACACCGAGGCCGACCTGCAGGCGCAGATCGACAACGCGGTGGCCGACAACGGCGCCCGGGGCCAGCAGGCCCTCGCCGACGCCAACGCCTACCTCGCCGGCATCAACTCCTACATCGACGCCTCGGACAGCGGCCGTTACTTCCCCGGCGAGTACGACCTGACCGGCCACAAGGACCCGATCACCAACGCCGGCACCATCGGCCACTTCAAGATCACCGACCTGGTGGCGCTGGCCTCCGTCATCGGCTCGCTGTTCGGCTCCGGCGGCGGCGGTGAGGTCAACAACGCCGTGTCCCTGCTGGCCGCGCAGCAGAAGTACGGGGTCGACGAGGGCACCAAGGTCTGGGAGTCCTTCCGCGAGCGCAACGACCCCGAGGCCGTCCTGACCGTCCACGACGGCGAGAGCTTCCCGTACGTCACCAAGCCCGCCGACGCCAAGGGCGAGGCCCTGCCGGACCCCGGCTCGGTCGCCCAGGAACCGCTCGTCTACGACCGTACGGGCAGCGCGGCCACCACGGCTGCCAAGAGCGCCTCCACCAGTGCCGCCAGGACGACACTCAGCTCCGCCCACCGCGGGATGTCCAACGCGCTCGTCGTCAGCGGCAAGTACACCGCCAGCGGTCATCCGATCGCCGTCTTCGGGCCGCAGACCGGGTACTTCGCCCCGCAGCTGCTCATGCTCCAGGAGATCCAGGGGCCGGGCATCAGCGCGCGCGGCGCCTCCTTCGCGGGCCTGAGCATGTACGTCGAACTCGGCCGCGGCCAGGACTACTCGTGGTCCGCGACCACCTCGGGCCAGGACATCATCGACACGTACGCCGTCGAACTGTGCCAGGACGACTACCACTACCTGTACCACGGCACCTGCACGGCCATGGACGAGGTCGAGCAGAAGAACTCCTGGTCACCGACGACGGCCGACAGCACCCCGGCCGGTTCGTACACCATGAAGGTCTGGCGCACGAAGTACGGGCCGGTGGAGTACCGGGCGACCGTCGGCGGCAAGAAGGTCGCCTACACCACGCTGCGCTCGTCGTACCTGCACGAGGCCGACTCGATCATCGGCTTCCAGATGCTGAACGACCCCGGTTTCGTCAAGGGGCCCAAGGACTTCCAGAGCGCCGCCCAGCACATCAACTACACCTTCAACTGGTTCTACGCCGACTCCCAGCACACCGCGTACTACAACAGCGGTGACAACCCGGTACGGGCCGCCGGCGTCGACGCCGAGTTCCCGGTCTGGGCGCAGCCCGCGTACGAGTGGCAGAACTGGAACCCGGACACCAACACGGCCGACTACACCCCGGCCTCCGCCCACCCCAACTCCGTCGACCAGGACTACTACGTCTCCTGGAACAACAAACAGGCCAAGGACTACACCGCCGCGGCCTGGGGCGACGGCTCCGTGCACCGCGGGAACCTGCTGGACGACCGGGTGAAGAAGCTGGTCGCGGCCGGCGGGGTGACCCGGACCGAACTGGTGCAGGCCATGGCGGACGCGGCCCTCGCCGACCTGCGTGCCGAGGACGTGCTGCCCAAGCTGCTCAAGGTGATCAACTCCTCGCCGGTGACCGACTCCACGGCGGCCGGCGCGGTGAGCAAGCTCCAGGCCTGGGTCACCGCGGGCGCCAAGCGCACGGAGACCTCGGCAGGTTCGAAGTCGTACGCCGACGCCGACGCGATCCGAATCCTGGACGCCTGGTGGCCCCTGCTGGTCAAGGCGGAGTTCGAACCGGGCCTCGGCAGCGATCTGTACACCGACCTCACCTACAACCTGTCGATCGACGAGACCCCGTCGGCCGGACACGGCCCGACCGGCTCGCACGCCGGAAGCTCCTTCCAGTTCGGCTGGTGGAGCTATGTCGACAAGGACATCCGGGCGGTGCTCGGCGAGAACGTGCAGGGCGGGCTGGCCGAGAAGTACTGCGGCGGAGGTGACCTCGGCTCCTGCAGGAACATCCTGATCAGCACCCTGGACCAGGCCGCCGGCATGACCGCCGCCCAGGTCTACCCGGGCGACAGCCTGTGCTCGGCCGGCGACCAGTGGTGCGCCGACTCGATCGTGCAGCGCACCCTGGGCGGCATCAAGCACGGCAACATCAGCTGGCAGAACCGGCCGACCTTCCAGCAGGTGGTCGAGTACACCTCGCACCGCTGA
- the soxR gene encoding redox-sensitive transcriptional activator SoxR — MPQIPEKIHELTVGQLSARSGAAVSALHFYESKGLISSRRTTGNQRRYSRDTLRRVAFVRAAQRVGIPLATIREALAELPEERTPTRDDWARLSQKWRSELDERIKQLNRLRDHLTDCIGCGCLSLDNCVLSNPDDVFGERLTGSRLLAEGR, encoded by the coding sequence GTGCCCCAGATTCCCGAGAAGATCCACGAGCTGACCGTGGGCCAGTTGTCCGCGCGCAGCGGCGCCGCGGTCTCCGCCCTGCACTTCTACGAGTCCAAGGGGCTGATCAGCAGCCGCCGCACCACGGGCAACCAGCGCCGCTACAGCCGGGACACCCTGCGCCGGGTCGCCTTCGTCCGCGCGGCCCAGCGGGTCGGCATTCCGCTGGCCACGATCAGGGAAGCCCTGGCCGAGCTTCCCGAGGAGCGGACGCCGACCCGCGACGACTGGGCGCGGCTGTCACAGAAGTGGCGCTCGGAGCTGGACGAGCGCATCAAGCAGCTGAACCGTCTGCGCGATCATCTGACCGACTGCATCGGGTGCGGGTGTCTGTCGCTGGACAACTGTGTCCTGTCCAACCCGGACGACGTGTTCGGCGAGCGGCTCACGGGGTCCCGGCTGCTGGCGGAGGGGCGCTGA
- a CDS encoding MaoC family dehydratase: protein MAEPRTFTSPDELKAAVGEQLGHTDWLEVDQKRIDLFADATGDHQWIHVDPEKAAAGPFGTTIAHGYLTLSLLPLFGPQLIQVEGVKMGVNYGTNKVRFPAPVPVGSRLRATAKITGVEDVTGGVQVTVAFTVEREGGDKPVCVAESVSRYYV, encoded by the coding sequence ATGGCAGAACCGAGGACCTTCACCTCCCCCGACGAGCTGAAGGCGGCCGTGGGCGAGCAGCTGGGCCACACGGACTGGCTGGAGGTCGACCAGAAGCGGATCGACCTGTTCGCCGACGCCACGGGGGACCACCAGTGGATCCATGTGGACCCGGAGAAGGCCGCGGCGGGGCCGTTCGGGACCACCATCGCGCACGGCTACCTGACCCTGTCGCTGCTGCCGCTGTTCGGCCCGCAGCTGATCCAGGTCGAGGGCGTGAAGATGGGCGTGAACTACGGCACGAACAAGGTCCGCTTCCCCGCCCCGGTACCCGTCGGCTCCCGGCTGCGCGCCACCGCGAAGATCACCGGCGTCGAGGACGTCACCGGGGGCGTCCAGGTGACGGTCGCCTTCACGGTGGAGCGCGAGGGCGGCGACAAGCCGGTGTGCGTCGCGGAATCGGTGTCCCGGTACTACGTGTGA
- a CDS encoding TetR/AcrR family transcriptional regulator, whose translation MSTAEETAGGEMEPWEEVTPDAARRLLVAAVEAFAERGYHATTTRDIAGRAGMSPAALYIHYKTKEELLHRISRIGHDKALDILRTAARREGSAAERLADAVSSFVRWHAGRRTTARVVQYELDALGPEARAEIVALRRQVDAEVRGIIEDGVAAGEFDVLDVQGTTLAVLSLCIDVARWFTVDGPRTPEEVGVLYADLVLRMVGAA comes from the coding sequence ATGAGTACGGCGGAGGAGACGGCCGGCGGCGAAATGGAGCCGTGGGAAGAGGTCACCCCTGACGCGGCGCGGCGGCTGCTCGTCGCCGCCGTGGAGGCCTTCGCCGAGCGCGGCTACCACGCGACGACGACCCGTGACATCGCGGGCCGGGCCGGCATGAGCCCGGCCGCGCTCTACATCCACTACAAGACCAAGGAAGAGCTGCTCCACCGGATCAGCCGGATCGGCCACGACAAGGCCCTCGACATCCTGCGTACGGCGGCGCGGCGGGAGGGCAGCGCGGCCGAGCGGCTGGCCGACGCGGTCAGCTCCTTCGTCCGCTGGCACGCGGGCCGGCGCACCACCGCACGGGTCGTGCAGTACGAACTCGACGCCCTCGGTCCCGAGGCCCGCGCCGAGATCGTCGCGCTGCGCCGGCAGGTCGACGCCGAGGTGCGCGGGATCATCGAGGACGGCGTGGCCGCGGGCGAGTTCGACGTGCTGGACGTCCAGGGCACCACGCTCGCCGTGCTGTCGCTGTGCATCGACGTGGCCCGCTGGTTCACCGTGGACGGGCCGCGCACCCCCGAGGAGGTCGGCGTGCTCTACGCCGACCTCGTGCTGCGGATGGTGGGCGCCGCGTAG
- a CDS encoding YiaA/YiaB family inner membrane protein — protein MSDTSVKQQSTAAFYGQSVASFAIAMAATAIGIYQLDTNAWVRAFLAIAVLYLVTSAFTLAKVIRDRQEAGQIVSRVDQARLDKLLSEHDPFEKI, from the coding sequence ATGAGTGACACATCGGTCAAGCAGCAGAGCACGGCCGCCTTCTACGGCCAGTCCGTCGCCTCCTTCGCCATCGCGATGGCGGCCACGGCCATCGGCATCTACCAGCTCGACACCAACGCCTGGGTCCGGGCCTTCCTCGCGATCGCCGTCCTCTACCTCGTCACCTCCGCCTTCACCCTCGCCAAGGTGATCCGGGACCGCCAGGAGGCCGGGCAGATCGTCAGCCGGGTCGACCAGGCGCGCCTGGACAAGCTCCTCTCCGAGCACGACCCCTTCGAGAAGATCTGA
- a CDS encoding acyl-CoA dehydrogenase family protein — MNLELSEEQAAVRQLARDFVAREIVPNVVAWDRAEEVDRGIVKKLGEVGFLGLTIDEEYGGSGGDHLAYCLVTEELGRGDSSVRGIVSVSLGLVAKTIAAWGDEGQRRRWLPGLTSGAYVGCFGLTEPGTGSDAGNLTTRAVRDGDDYVVNGTKTFITNGTWADVVLLFARSTDAPGHKGVSAFLVPTDTPGLTRRTIHGKLGLRGQTTAELAFEDVRVPASALLGEEGKGFSVAMSALAKGRMSVAAGCVGIAQAALDAAVKYAGEREQFGKPIAHHQLVQELISDIAVDVDAARLLTWRVADLIDRGQPFAVESSKAKLFASEAAVRAANNALQVFGGYGYIDEYPAGKLLRDARVMTLYEGTSQIQKLLIGRSLTGVSAF, encoded by the coding sequence GTGAACCTGGAGCTGAGCGAGGAGCAGGCCGCCGTACGGCAGCTCGCCCGGGACTTCGTGGCGCGCGAGATCGTCCCGAACGTCGTGGCGTGGGACCGCGCCGAGGAGGTCGACCGGGGCATCGTGAAGAAACTCGGCGAGGTCGGCTTCCTCGGACTGACCATCGACGAGGAGTACGGCGGCAGTGGCGGCGATCATCTCGCGTACTGCCTGGTCACCGAGGAACTGGGGCGCGGTGACTCCTCCGTGCGGGGGATCGTCTCCGTCTCCCTCGGGCTCGTCGCCAAGACGATCGCCGCCTGGGGCGACGAGGGGCAGAGGCGCCGCTGGCTGCCCGGTCTGACGTCCGGCGCGTACGTCGGCTGCTTCGGCCTCACCGAGCCCGGCACCGGCTCCGACGCGGGCAACCTCACCACCCGGGCCGTGCGCGACGGCGACGACTACGTCGTCAACGGCACGAAGACGTTCATCACGAACGGGACCTGGGCGGACGTCGTCCTGCTCTTCGCCCGCTCCACCGACGCCCCCGGTCACAAGGGTGTCAGTGCCTTTCTCGTGCCCACCGACACCCCGGGCCTGACCCGCCGCACCATCCACGGCAAGCTCGGCCTGCGCGGCCAGACCACCGCGGAACTCGCCTTCGAGGACGTCCGGGTGCCGGCCTCCGCGCTGCTGGGGGAGGAGGGCAAGGGTTTCTCCGTCGCCATGTCGGCGCTGGCCAAGGGGCGGATGTCGGTGGCGGCCGGCTGTGTCGGCATCGCCCAGGCCGCGCTGGACGCGGCCGTGAAGTACGCGGGTGAGCGCGAGCAGTTCGGCAAGCCGATCGCCCACCACCAGCTGGTGCAGGAGCTGATCAGCGACATCGCGGTCGACGTGGACGCCGCCCGGCTGCTGACCTGGCGGGTCGCCGACCTGATCGACCGGGGGCAGCCGTTCGCCGTCGAGTCCTCCAAGGCCAAGCTGTTCGCCTCCGAGGCCGCCGTGCGCGCCGCCAACAACGCCCTGCAGGTCTTCGGCGGTTACGGCTACATCGACGAGTACCCGGCCGGCAAACTCCTGCGCGACGCCCGTGTGATGACGCTCTACGAGGGCACCAGCCAGATCCAGAAGCTCCTCATCGGCCGTTCCCTGACCGGGGTTTCGGCTTTCTGA
- a CDS encoding TetR/AcrR family transcriptional regulator, which translates to MARPRKPLLSTDRIVETARDLVDREGLAAVSTRRLAAELGVSGPSLYNHFRTKDEILEAVADSVSALVDLAMFEDGRDWRTALHDWAVSYRAALRDHPNIVPVLARGPGRRPAALHLADAVYGAMVDAGWTPAQATSIGALMRYFIMGSALGSFAGGFVDDASAYDPADYPRLGQAHLLAEQQEKIDERAFETGLTALLDGLAQQYEQAGQDVQQ; encoded by the coding sequence ATGGCCCGACCGCGCAAGCCCCTCCTCAGCACCGACCGGATCGTCGAGACGGCCCGGGACCTCGTGGACCGGGAGGGGCTGGCGGCCGTCTCCACCCGTCGGCTCGCCGCCGAGCTGGGCGTGAGCGGGCCCTCGCTCTACAACCACTTCCGCACCAAGGACGAGATCCTGGAGGCGGTCGCGGACTCGGTGAGCGCCCTGGTGGACCTGGCGATGTTCGAGGACGGCCGCGACTGGCGCACCGCGCTGCACGACTGGGCCGTGTCCTACCGGGCCGCCCTGCGCGACCACCCGAACATCGTCCCGGTGCTGGCCCGGGGCCCGGGACGCCGTCCCGCCGCGCTCCACCTCGCCGACGCGGTCTACGGCGCGATGGTCGACGCGGGCTGGACGCCCGCCCAGGCGACCTCCATCGGCGCGCTGATGCGGTACTTCATCATGGGCTCGGCGCTCGGCTCGTTCGCGGGCGGCTTCGTGGACGACGCGAGCGCGTACGACCCGGCCGACTATCCCCGCCTCGGCCAGGCCCACCTCCTCGCCGAGCAGCAGGAGAAGATCGACGAGCGGGCCTTCGAGACGGGGCTGACGGCACTGCTGGACGGACTGGCGCAGCAGTACGAGCAGGCCGGGCAGGACGTGCAGCAGTAG
- a CDS encoding ArsR/SmtB family transcription factor, which yields MTAKDPQAAGLASLASLVADETRAACLLALLDGRAWTAGELARHAGVAASTLSEHLDKLVAGGLLAQERQGRHRYVRLADARVAGLVEGLAAQVPAAAGRPRSLRESSTRSAMARGRTCYDHLAGRLGTAVTDALTLRGLLRQDTGFALTDAGVEWFGTAGITLDLSSRRPLARACLDWTERRPHLAGAAGAALCRHALDAGWCVRIGSERAVQVTPSGERELAALLGIRPSAWQ from the coding sequence ATGACCGCCAAGGATCCGCAGGCCGCCGGCCTCGCCTCGCTCGCCTCGCTGGTCGCCGACGAGACCCGGGCGGCGTGCCTGCTGGCCCTGCTCGACGGGCGCGCCTGGACCGCCGGCGAGCTGGCCCGGCATGCCGGGGTCGCCGCGTCGACGCTCAGTGAGCACCTGGACAAGTTGGTGGCCGGGGGCCTGCTCGCGCAGGAGCGCCAGGGCCGCCATCGTTATGTGCGGCTGGCCGACGCGCGCGTTGCGGGGCTCGTGGAGGGTCTCGCGGCGCAGGTGCCCGCGGCGGCCGGGCGTCCGCGTTCACTGCGCGAGTCGAGCACCAGGTCCGCGATGGCGCGGGGCCGTACCTGCTACGACCACCTCGCCGGGCGACTCGGGACGGCGGTCACGGACGCCCTGACCCTGCGGGGGCTGCTGCGGCAGGACACGGGCTTCGCGCTCACGGACGCGGGGGTGGAGTGGTTCGGTACGGCCGGCATCACCCTCGACCTGTCGAGCCGGCGCCCGCTGGCCCGTGCGTGCCTGGACTGGACCGAGCGCCGGCCCCATCTCGCGGGGGCGGCGGGCGCCGCGCTGTGCCGGCATGCGCTGGACGCGGGGTGGTGCGTGCGGATCGGGTCGGAGCGGGCGGTGCAGGTGACTCCGTCGGGGGAACGGGAGTTGGCGGCGCTGCTCGGCATCCGTCCGTCGGCATGGCAGTGA
- a CDS encoding DMT family transporter — protein MNTIGNRPRTLATGAACVTVVLWASAFVAVRRAGEAYSPGALALGRLATGALALGVFWAVRREGLPPRAAWRGILLSGVLWFGCYMVLLNWGEQQVDAGTAALVVNIGPLLLALLGARFLGDPMPPRLLAGLAVSFAGAVTVGLSMTGGDGSSLFGVVLCLLAAVGYACGVVAQKPALGRGSALQVTTFGCLTGAVACLPFAGQLTHEVARAPVSATLDMVYLGVFPTALAFTTWAYALARTTASRMGVTTYAVPALVVLMSWLVLGEVPGMVTLAGGVLCLAGVAVSRSRSRGGRTVRVAAGEEPRPERVA, from the coding sequence ATGAACACCATCGGGAACCGGCCTCGGACACTCGCGACGGGCGCCGCCTGTGTGACCGTGGTCCTGTGGGCGTCGGCCTTCGTGGCGGTCCGGCGTGCGGGTGAGGCCTACTCGCCCGGCGCGCTGGCCCTCGGCCGGCTGGCGACCGGCGCCCTCGCTCTGGGGGTCTTCTGGGCCGTACGCCGCGAAGGACTGCCACCCAGGGCCGCCTGGCGCGGGATCCTGCTCTCCGGTGTGCTGTGGTTCGGCTGCTACATGGTCCTGCTGAACTGGGGCGAGCAGCAGGTGGACGCGGGCACCGCGGCCCTCGTCGTGAACATCGGCCCGCTGCTGCTCGCCCTCCTGGGTGCCCGCTTCCTCGGCGATCCGATGCCGCCCCGGCTGCTGGCCGGGCTGGCCGTGTCGTTCGCCGGGGCGGTGACCGTGGGCCTGTCGATGACGGGCGGCGACGGGTCCTCCCTGTTCGGAGTGGTCCTGTGCCTGCTCGCCGCGGTGGGGTACGCCTGCGGTGTCGTCGCACAGAAGCCGGCCCTGGGACGCGGGAGCGCCCTGCAGGTGACGACGTTCGGGTGTCTGACCGGTGCCGTGGCCTGCCTGCCGTTCGCCGGCCAGCTGACGCACGAGGTGGCCCGCGCGCCCGTGTCGGCGACCCTGGACATGGTCTATCTGGGCGTCTTTCCGACCGCGCTGGCCTTCACGACCTGGGCCTACGCCCTCGCCCGCACGACCGCGAGCCGGATGGGCGTGACGACGTACGCCGTGCCCGCGCTGGTGGTGCTGATGTCGTGGCTGGTGCTCGGCGAGGTGCCGGGCATGGTCACGCTGGCCGGCGGAGTGCTGTGTCTGGCGGGTGTGGCCGTCTCGCGGTCCCGCTCGCGCGGCGGGCGGACGGTTCGGGTCGCGGCCGGAGAAGAGCCGCGACCCGAGAGGGTCGCCTGA